In Alosa alosa isolate M-15738 ecotype Scorff River chromosome 19, AALO_Geno_1.1, whole genome shotgun sequence, a genomic segment contains:
- the lgals3a gene encoding galectin-3 isoform X2, translating into MADFSLADAIADDVPGAASKQGNTNPSGPGPNAPPPPTNPGWPGSAPGGPNYPSAGGPTQPPAPGGMYGPGGPGAFPPGPAPGFPSGGFPPLPPGSWGSPGGGFPAQPGGPGSYGPGPMGPYGGPGAPGGMLPVPYHLPLHAGIMPHLLITVVGEPFPGGDRFHIDFVKGEEVVFHFNPRFPEQTIVRNSQLGGYWGPEERDGGFPFIQGRQFELKILVEQDCFKVAVDGVHLLEYEHRVGGLEEVTLVRVEGDIALYSAGPSMI; encoded by the exons ATGGCAGATTTTTCG CTAGCTGATGCCATTGCAGACGATGTCCCGGGAGCAGCCTCCAAACAGGGCAACACAAACCCCTCTGGTCCAGGGCCCAAcgctccaccaccacccacaaaCCCCGGATGGCCTGGCTCAGCCCCTGGTGGTCCAAACTACCCATCTGCTGGAGGCCCAACCCAGCCACCTGCCCCAG GTGGGATGTACGGGCCTGGAGGCCCTGGAGCTTTCCCACCTGGCCCAGCACCGGGCTTCCCAAGCGGAGGGTTCCCTCCTCTGCCTCCAGGATCATGGGGATCTCCTGGCGGCGGGTTCCCTGCTCAGCCAGGTGGCCCTGGATCTTATGGACCAGGGCCCATGGGCCCGTATGGAGGACCTGGTGCTCCAGGAGGGATGCTT CCAGTGCCGTACCATTTGCCTCTTCATGCGGGCATCATGCCTCACCTGCTGATCACCGTGGTTGGAGAGCCATTCCCAGGAGGAGACAG GTTCCATATAGATTTTGTGAAGGGTGAAGAGGTGGTGTTCCACTTCAACCCCCGTTTCCCTGAGCAGACCATAGTGCGTAACTCACAGCTGGGTGGCTACTGGGGTccagaggagagggatggggggTTCCCCTTCATCCAAGGCCGACAGTTTGAG CTGAAGATCCTGGTGGAGCAGGACTGCTTCAAGGTGGCAGTTGATGGAGTTCACCTGCTGGAGTATGAGCATCGCGTCGGGGGGCTGGAAGAGGTCACGCTCGTCCGCGTGGAGGGCGACATTGCTCTCTACAGTGCAGGCCCCAGCATGATCTAa
- the LOC125312390 gene encoding synaptojanin-2-binding protein, with the protein MNGSVHSMPKEVEIQLKRGPAGLGFNIVGGLDQQYVLNDSGIYVAKIKENGAAALDGRLQEGDKILAINGNRLENLSHSAAVDLFRSAGEDVFLRVQQRSSLHHNGPVSSRPESEAPVSSVGLLLGLAAAAAAITVAVVYFKRFPPGLRRPI; encoded by the exons ATGAACGGGTCTGTTCATAGCATGCCTAAAGAGGTGGAAATTCAGCTAAAACGAGGACCTGCTG GACTTGGGTTTAACATAGTCGGTGGTTTGGACCAGCAGTATGTGTTGAATGACAGCGGGATCTATGTGGCCAAAATCAAAGAGAATGGCGCTGCAGCACTGGATGGACGGCTACAGGAAGGGGACAAAATACTGGCG ATAAATGGCAACCGATTGGAGAACCTGTCCCATAGTGCAGCAGTGGACCTCTTCCGGTCAGCTGGAGAGGATGTATTTCTCCGCGTGCAACAGAGA tcctccCTCCATCACAACGGTCCAGTGAGCTCCCGGCCTGAGAGCGAGGCGCCCGTCTCCTCAGTCGGCCTCCTTTTGGGCCTCGCGGCGGCTGCCGCCGCCATCACCGTCGCCGTAGTCTACTTCAAACGCTTCCCTCCCGGCCTGCGGAGGCCCATTTAA
- the lgals3a gene encoding galectin-3 isoform X1, translated as MADFSLADAIADDVPGAASKQGNTNPSGPGPNAPPPPTNPGWPGSAPGGPNYPSAGGPTQPPAPGGFPGGPSGPGAPNQFPGPYPSGPGAPTAPGGYPPGPGVPGQFPSSPGAPGQFPSMPGYPPGGAPPGQFPGGAPSPYNSGLFPSTPGGPPGPFPNMPYPPPAGGMYGPGGPGAFPPGPAPGFPSGGFPPLPPGSWGSPGGGFPAQPGGPGSYGPGPMGPYGGPGAPGGMLPVPYHLPLHAGIMPHLLITVVGEPFPGGDRFHIDFVKGEEVVFHFNPRFPEQTIVRNSQLGGYWGPEERDGGFPFIQGRQFELKILVEQDCFKVAVDGVHLLEYEHRVGGLEEVTLVRVEGDIALYSAGPSMI; from the exons ATGGCAGATTTTTCG CTAGCTGATGCCATTGCAGACGATGTCCCGGGAGCAGCCTCCAAACAGGGCAACACAAACCCCTCTGGTCCAGGGCCCAAcgctccaccaccacccacaaaCCCCGGATGGCCTGGCTCAGCCCCTGGTGGTCCAAACTACCCATCTGCTGGAGGCCCAACCCAGCCACCTGCCCCAGGTGGGTTCCCTGGTGGGCCCTCGGGTCCTGGAGCTCCTAACCAGTTTCCAGGACCGTACCCATCAGGTCCTGGTGCACCCACTGCCCCAGGGGGCTACCCACCAGGGCCGGGGGTACCAGGACAGTTCCCTTCCAGCCCTGGAGCTCCGGGACAGTTCCCCTCCATGCCAGGGTACCCACCAGGCGGGGCCCCGCCAGGACAGTTCCCTGGAGGGGCTCCGTCACCCTACAACTCTGGACTGTTCCCCTCCACGCCGGGTGGGCCACCAGGACCTTTCCCTAACATGCCTTATCCACCCCCTGCAGGTGGGATGTACGGGCCTGGAGGCCCTGGAGCTTTCCCACCTGGCCCAGCACCGGGCTTCCCAAGCGGAGGGTTCCCTCCTCTGCCTCCAGGATCATGGGGATCTCCTGGCGGCGGGTTCCCTGCTCAGCCAGGTGGCCCTGGATCTTATGGACCAGGGCCCATGGGCCCGTATGGAGGACCTGGTGCTCCAGGAGGGATGCTT CCAGTGCCGTACCATTTGCCTCTTCATGCGGGCATCATGCCTCACCTGCTGATCACCGTGGTTGGAGAGCCATTCCCAGGAGGAGACAG GTTCCATATAGATTTTGTGAAGGGTGAAGAGGTGGTGTTCCACTTCAACCCCCGTTTCCCTGAGCAGACCATAGTGCGTAACTCACAGCTGGGTGGCTACTGGGGTccagaggagagggatggggggTTCCCCTTCATCCAAGGCCGACAGTTTGAG CTGAAGATCCTGGTGGAGCAGGACTGCTTCAAGGTGGCAGTTGATGGAGTTCACCTGCTGGAGTATGAGCATCGCGTCGGGGGGCTGGAAGAGGTCACGCTCGTCCGCGTGGAGGGCGACATTGCTCTCTACAGTGCAGGCCCCAGCATGATCTAa
- the gmfb gene encoding glia maturation factor beta isoform X1 codes for MSESLVVCDVDEDLVKKLRAFRFRKETNNAAIIMKIDKDRQLVILDEEHEDISPDDLKDELPERQPRFVVYSYKYVHDDGRVSYPLCFIFSSPVGCKPEQQMMYAGSKNKLVQTVELTKVFEIRNTEDLTEEWLREKLGFFR; via the exons ATG AGTGAATCATtggttgtgtgtgatgttgatgaGGATCTAGTGAAAAAACTGCGGGCGTTTCGTTTCCGAAAGGAGACCAACAATGCCGCCATTATCA TGAAGATTGACAAGGACCGACAGCTGGTAATCCTTGATGAGGAACATGAG GACATTTCTCCTGATGACTTGAAGGATGAACTCCCAGAAAGACAACCAAG ATTTGTGGTCTACAGTTATAAGTATGTGCACGATGACGGACGGGTGTCCTACCCTCTCTGCTTCATCTTTTCAAGTCCTGTTG GTTGCAAACCAGAACAACAAATGATGTACGCTGGGAGCAAAAACAAACTGGTTCAAACAGTAGAATTAACTAAG GTGTTTGAGATCAGGAATACTGAAGACCTGACTGAGGAGTGGCTGAGGGAGAAGCTGGGATTTTTCCGCTAG
- the lgals3a gene encoding galectin-3 isoform X3 produces the protein MADFSLADAIADDVPGAASKQGNTNPSGPGPNAPPPPTNPGWPGSAPGGPNYPSAGGPTQPPAPGGFPGGPSGPGAPNQFPGPYPSGPGAPTAPGGYPPGPGVPGQFPSSPGAPGQFPSMPGYPPGGAPPGQFPGGAPSPYNSGLFPSTPGGPPGPFPNMPYPPPAGGMYGPGGPGAFPPGPAPGFPSGGFPPLPPGSWGSPGGGFPAQPGGPGSYGPGPMGPYGGPGAPGGMLPPNRPPYF, from the exons ATGGCAGATTTTTCG CTAGCTGATGCCATTGCAGACGATGTCCCGGGAGCAGCCTCCAAACAGGGCAACACAAACCCCTCTGGTCCAGGGCCCAAcgctccaccaccacccacaaaCCCCGGATGGCCTGGCTCAGCCCCTGGTGGTCCAAACTACCCATCTGCTGGAGGCCCAACCCAGCCACCTGCCCCAGGTGGGTTCCCTGGTGGGCCCTCGGGTCCTGGAGCTCCTAACCAGTTTCCAGGACCGTACCCATCAGGTCCTGGTGCACCCACTGCCCCAGGGGGCTACCCACCAGGGCCGGGGGTACCAGGACAGTTCCCTTCCAGCCCTGGAGCTCCGGGACAGTTCCCCTCCATGCCAGGGTACCCACCAGGCGGGGCCCCGCCAGGACAGTTCCCTGGAGGGGCTCCGTCACCCTACAACTCTGGACTGTTCCCCTCCACGCCGGGTGGGCCACCAGGACCTTTCCCTAACATGCCTTATCCACCCCCTGCAGGTGGGATGTACGGGCCTGGAGGCCCTGGAGCTTTCCCACCTGGCCCAGCACCGGGCTTCCCAAGCGGAGGGTTCCCTCCTCTGCCTCCAGGATCATGGGGATCTCCTGGCGGCGGGTTCCCTGCTCAGCCAGGTGGCCCTGGATCTTATGGACCAGGGCCCATGGGCCCGTATGGAGGACCTGGTGCTCCAGGAGGGATGCTT CCCCCCAATAGACCGCCATATTTTTGA
- the gmfb gene encoding glia maturation factor beta isoform X2 — protein sequence MKIDKDRQLVILDEEHEDISPDDLKDELPERQPRFVVYSYKYVHDDGRVSYPLCFIFSSPVGCKPEQQMMYAGSKNKLVQTVELTKVFEIRNTEDLTEEWLREKLGFFR from the exons A TGAAGATTGACAAGGACCGACAGCTGGTAATCCTTGATGAGGAACATGAG GACATTTCTCCTGATGACTTGAAGGATGAACTCCCAGAAAGACAACCAAG ATTTGTGGTCTACAGTTATAAGTATGTGCACGATGACGGACGGGTGTCCTACCCTCTCTGCTTCATCTTTTCAAGTCCTGTTG GTTGCAAACCAGAACAACAAATGATGTACGCTGGGAGCAAAAACAAACTGGTTCAAACAGTAGAATTAACTAAG GTGTTTGAGATCAGGAATACTGAAGACCTGACTGAGGAGTGGCTGAGGGAGAAGCTGGGATTTTTCCGCTAG